One genomic segment of Kiritimatiella glycovorans includes these proteins:
- a CDS encoding response regulator — MGDEARNILIIDDDPDIRRLLEQFLAREGYNILTASTGAEAEQIYLENPPDLVITDIIMPDREGIETIREMRRMYPEMTIVAISGGGRIDSQDYLVLARKLGADRTFGKPFDLAEMLNYIREALGDA; from the coding sequence ATGGGGGACGAAGCGCGGAACATACTCATTATTGACGACGATCCCGACATCCGGCGGCTGCTGGAACAGTTTCTGGCGAGGGAAGGTTATAACATCCTGACCGCCTCCACCGGCGCGGAGGCCGAACAGATCTATCTGGAAAACCCTCCCGACCTGGTCATCACCGATATCATCATGCCGGATCGCGAGGGGATCGAGACGATCCGCGAGATGCGCCGCATGTACCCGGAGATGACGATCGTCGCCATCTCGGGCGGGGGACGCATCGATTCGCAGGACTACCTGGTGCTCGCCCGAAAACTGGGCGCCGACCGGACCTTCGGAAAACCGTTCGACCTCGCTGAAATGCTCAACTATATCAGAGAAGCGCTCGGCGATGCGTGA
- a CDS encoding hybrid sensor histidine kinase/response regulator — translation MATGEPQGKVLVIDDEQGPRESLKMVLKGPYEVVTADHVDEGLRKFEEENPDLVILDIRMPGRNGIEALKEIRERDSEVAVIMLTGYGALETAQQAIRLGANDYLEKPFDINNIRKIVDTNVAHTRLNRRRNRAEHELESLTERLQSEIGVKDNMASLGVASAELVHDIRNPLTVVLGYVQLMMHQLGELSTGDSERDSQDLSEYLGAIEKNARYCAKLAEDWHMLGRGEHDSVEPVAIPGLLRDVVENAQAVDPEAAIRLEIESPEDDLTCRAAHIQLQRALQNIVNNSVQSLQGRDVRNVDIHCSRNGDGQIRIVIADTGCGIARETLEWIFEPFKTTKKGVQKGTGLGMFITKKVIDRHGGRIEFESEEGRGTTVTVLLPERPPDHMDEGKNADA, via the coding sequence ATGGCCACCGGGGAACCACAGGGCAAAGTGCTCGTGATCGACGACGAGCAGGGACCGCGGGAAAGCCTCAAGATGGTTCTCAAGGGGCCTTACGAGGTCGTCACCGCCGATCACGTGGATGAGGGCCTGCGCAAATTCGAAGAGGAAAACCCCGACCTGGTGATCCTCGACATCCGCATGCCCGGCCGCAACGGCATCGAGGCGCTCAAAGAGATCCGCGAACGGGACTCGGAAGTGGCCGTCATCATGCTCACCGGCTACGGGGCGCTCGAGACCGCGCAGCAGGCGATCCGGCTCGGCGCCAACGACTACCTGGAAAAACCCTTCGACATCAACAACATCAGAAAAATTGTCGACACCAATGTGGCGCATACGCGGCTCAACCGCCGCCGGAACCGTGCCGAACACGAGCTGGAGTCGCTGACCGAGCGACTGCAGTCCGAGATTGGCGTGAAGGACAACATGGCCTCGCTCGGCGTGGCCTCCGCCGAACTGGTGCACGATATCCGCAACCCGCTCACGGTCGTCCTCGGCTACGTCCAGCTCATGATGCACCAGCTCGGCGAACTGAGCACCGGCGATTCAGAACGCGACTCGCAGGATCTCTCCGAGTATCTCGGTGCGATCGAAAAAAATGCGCGCTACTGCGCCAAGCTGGCCGAGGACTGGCATATGCTGGGGCGCGGCGAGCACGATTCGGTCGAGCCGGTGGCGATCCCCGGGCTGCTGCGCGATGTGGTCGAGAACGCGCAGGCGGTCGATCCCGAGGCCGCGATCCGGCTCGAGATCGAGTCCCCCGAAGACGACCTCACCTGCCGTGCCGCCCATATCCAGCTTCAGCGGGCCCTGCAGAACATCGTCAACAACAGCGTCCAGTCGCTCCAGGGGCGCGACGTCAGGAACGTCGACATCCACTGCAGCCGCAACGGCGACGGACAGATCCGGATCGTGATCGCCGACACCGGCTGCGGAATCGCCCGCGAAACGCTCGAGTGGATTTTCGAGCCGTTCAAGACCACCAAGAAGGGCGTACAGAAGGGAACCGGACTCGGCATGTTCATCACCAAAAAGGTCATCGACCGCCACGGGGGGCGGATCGAATTCGAGAGCGAAGAGGGCCGCGGAACCACGGTTACCGTGCTGCTTCCCGAGCGGCCGCCGGATCACATGGACGAGGGAAAAAACGCAGACGCGTAA
- a CDS encoding beta-ketoacyl-[acyl-carrier-protein] synthase family protein, with the protein MVDARRVVITGIGVLAPNGIGVEDFWSALLEGRSGIGPISLFDASEHFVGIAGEVDGFDPLIHIPFPVKPKRMGRHTQFALAASCMAIKDARVGESADLQSGSLLPIYVGVSTSAIEVIEQGKEQMSRRGPNKVSPHIVGACQPHAVATAISEHMGLNTRAMTVSTACAAGMDALAEAASVVREGRSDLVLAGGVDAPINPLTVACFGRTRMVPGGVVNAATRSCPFDRRREGGVMAEGGAFFVVESLVHAMARGAEPRLELLGWGSRLDRSAEAVGSGFEDAMREALDAAGTAPRDVHYICAHGPSDPELDQRETEAIKAVYGPWAYRIPVSSIKGVTGNPLAAAGPLELAACAGVFRDDLVPPTANYREPDPACDLDYVPLRPRRYRADCAMLNVHGMGGINSSLVVSRVTRP; encoded by the coding sequence TTGGTCGACGCGCGACGAGTCGTCATCACGGGAATAGGGGTTCTTGCGCCGAACGGTATCGGCGTCGAGGACTTCTGGTCCGCCCTCCTCGAAGGACGGAGCGGCATCGGGCCTATTTCATTGTTTGATGCATCCGAACATTTTGTGGGGATTGCCGGCGAGGTAGACGGATTTGATCCCCTGATTCATATTCCTTTTCCTGTTAAGCCGAAGCGCATGGGGCGTCACACGCAGTTTGCCCTTGCGGCGTCCTGCATGGCGATCAAGGACGCACGGGTCGGGGAATCGGCCGATCTCCAGAGCGGCTCGCTTCTTCCGATCTATGTGGGCGTAAGCACCAGTGCCATTGAGGTGATTGAGCAGGGTAAGGAACAGATGTCGCGCCGCGGCCCGAACAAGGTCAGTCCGCATATCGTCGGAGCTTGTCAGCCGCATGCCGTGGCTACTGCCATCTCCGAGCACATGGGGCTGAACACGCGCGCCATGACGGTTTCGACGGCGTGCGCAGCCGGGATGGACGCGCTCGCCGAGGCGGCGTCGGTCGTCCGGGAGGGGCGAAGCGACCTGGTCCTGGCCGGGGGGGTCGACGCCCCGATCAACCCGTTGACGGTTGCGTGTTTCGGCCGCACCCGCATGGTGCCCGGGGGGGTCGTGAATGCGGCCACGCGAAGCTGCCCGTTCGACCGGCGGCGGGAGGGTGGTGTGATGGCCGAGGGAGGAGCGTTTTTCGTGGTCGAGTCGCTCGTCCACGCCATGGCGCGGGGCGCGGAGCCGCGCCTGGAACTCCTGGGATGGGGAAGCCGGCTGGATCGCTCGGCGGAGGCCGTGGGGTCGGGGTTCGAGGACGCGATGCGCGAGGCCCTCGACGCCGCCGGGACCGCGCCACGGGACGTGCACTATATCTGCGCGCACGGCCCCAGCGACCCGGAGCTGGATCAGCGCGAAACGGAGGCCATCAAGGCGGTATACGGTCCATGGGCTTACCGGATACCGGTGAGTTCGATTAAAGGGGTCACGGGCAACCCTCTCGCGGCCGCGGGCCCGCTGGAGCTCGCCGCCTGCGCGGGGGTGTTTCGGGACGACCTTGTTCCCCCGACGGCGAATTACAGGGAGCCCGATCCCGCCTGCGATCTGGATTACGTGCCCCTGCGACCGCGTCGCTACCGCGCGGATTGTGCCATGCTCAACGTGCACGGCATGGGCGGTATTAACAGCTCCCTGGTGGTAAGCCGCGTGACCCGACCATGA
- a CDS encoding OmpP1/FadL family transporter, with the protein MFYLHASRWSTTPRMVRVLLCVAALIAAGSAFGDGYRNPPPTAEGIGKGGANRAFVDDASAIFYNPANLMFLERPEVVGGVTIARAHGDFDPDNLAGSRESEDPWQAMPNVFAAWPMPESGLVFGLGISTPYGQSVEWDRDAFYAPMTPSLYRAEMKMVDFAPTAAWKLNDNLFFGAGVNIMYSTFDLDQNVPWSDLPSPPFTGPDSTGEIESDGMGLGGNAGMTWLITERQRMAFTYRSRFQIEYDGDLHVGNFQPGGYFAAASSDFSTDIQFPDTFALGYGVRVTDRMNLECNVEWLNWSSNDEAVFDLGNNGSLPVNYDWEDTFTYALGADWSLDDHWTARFGYAYIESPVPDHTYSPFFLEEDRHVLSTGIGYRAGGHRIDLAYAYSLYDERDVNTNTENPLYEGEYEYDSDLLGLTYAYTF; encoded by the coding sequence ATGTTTTATTTGCACGCGTCCAGATGGTCGACGACCCCCCGAATGGTCCGTGTTCTGCTGTGTGTCGCGGCGCTTATCGCGGCGGGGTCCGCTTTCGGGGACGGCTACCGCAATCCTCCTCCGACGGCGGAGGGGATCGGCAAGGGGGGCGCGAACCGCGCTTTTGTCGACGACGCCTCGGCGATCTTCTACAACCCGGCGAACCTGATGTTCCTGGAGCGCCCCGAAGTGGTGGGCGGCGTCACGATAGCCCGCGCTCACGGCGACTTCGACCCCGACAACCTCGCGGGATCCCGCGAATCCGAGGACCCGTGGCAGGCGATGCCCAACGTGTTCGCCGCCTGGCCGATGCCGGAGAGCGGCCTCGTCTTCGGCCTCGGCATCTCCACGCCCTACGGGCAGTCGGTGGAGTGGGACCGGGATGCGTTTTACGCTCCCATGACCCCGTCACTCTACCGCGCGGAGATGAAAATGGTCGACTTCGCGCCCACGGCCGCGTGGAAATTGAATGACAACCTCTTCTTCGGTGCGGGCGTCAACATCATGTACTCCACCTTCGACCTCGACCAGAACGTGCCGTGGAGCGATCTGCCCTCTCCGCCGTTTACCGGTCCCGACAGCACCGGCGAAATTGAAAGCGACGGCATGGGACTGGGCGGGAATGCCGGCATGACCTGGCTGATCACGGAACGCCAGCGCATGGCCTTTACGTACCGCTCCCGCTTCCAGATCGAATACGACGGCGACCTTCATGTCGGCAATTTCCAGCCCGGCGGGTACTTCGCGGCCGCCTCCAGCGATTTTTCCACCGACATCCAGTTCCCCGATACTTTCGCGCTGGGCTATGGCGTCCGCGTGACCGACCGGATGAACCTGGAATGCAACGTGGAGTGGCTGAACTGGAGCAGTAACGACGAGGCCGTGTTCGACCTCGGCAACAACGGTTCCCTGCCGGTCAACTACGACTGGGAAGATACGTTCACCTATGCACTCGGCGCCGACTGGTCGCTCGACGACCACTGGACCGCCCGGTTCGGGTACGCCTACATAGAGAGTCCCGTCCCGGACCACACCTACAGTCCTTTCTTCCTTGAGGAGGATCGTCACGTCCTGAGCACCGGCATCGGGTACCGTGCGGGCGGGCACCGGATCGATCTGGCCTACGCCTACAGCCTCTACGACGAACGCGACGTGAACACCAACACGGAAAACCCCCTCTACGAAGGTGAGTACGAGTACGACTCCGATCTGCTCGGCCTGACCTACGCCTACACCTTCTGA
- a CDS encoding ATP-binding protein: MNFFHFSILSATITVFALGLLVFFTNSGRRANRRYLLFSVIIALWLFCQWMVLNAQEAEDAEFWIRQASRVCILVPTAFFLLRLSLLDESEGFWHSVRRSGIFILVNLLAALLCGTDLFIREVVLTRDTELNVVFAEPRYGPLFHLFSLMYIALVAVLIRHFIRDIRSTKSIRQVELKFVCLGAIVGISTGITLGIIIPAISGSSKTAPLAPYGVILLNVIIAYGIATHRIMDVSHLLQRALGYIVLSAYLAVIFLFSWWVADLLFTGWFAMPDIVACCVAAVVTAIFAPPLKDRVHRMTGKLFDDAGNIDTAELMRRASDLLRTVSTLPSLLNQASGLVLRTMDAERGMFLFRQPDGFYRPPPELKEENPLELAEDSPVVRVLSQQRRPLVPEIEGRLRTTEQRAAACAELQALGMAIGIGIYSKGYLRGMLLLGPRRSERIYGSPEQNALQSLCNQFAVAVENAQLYTEVQNSKIYNDFLVEHLVTGVAATDSRGRVSIFNREAERITGVPSSALLGSPCSELPEPLNEFMEETLATGKGRRDCDTLIRSTADEEYHLRLGAAVITGRGEARLGGLLVFHDVSAVHRLQQQVRRSDRLASAGTLAAGMAHEIKNPLVTIKTFTQLLPERYEDPDFRRNFSELVGHEVGRIDNTVNQLLRFARPQPPHLVPVHLQEILQRVQSLVAENMKQKGIESRTRWEASNDLIRGDASLLIQAFLNFCLNAIEAMEKGGVLSMETRNERRDGRPAVRVEIADTGCGIPREDVPRIFDPFFTGKDEGTGLGLPVAHGIIKDHQGEVEVRSAQGEGTSFFISFETVNEGDPDS; this comes from the coding sequence ATGAACTTTTTTCACTTCTCCATTCTAAGTGCGACGATCACCGTTTTTGCCCTCGGGTTGCTGGTGTTTTTCACCAACAGCGGGCGCAGGGCGAATCGGCGCTACCTGCTTTTTTCGGTGATCATCGCGCTCTGGCTGTTTTGTCAGTGGATGGTGCTGAATGCGCAGGAGGCGGAGGATGCCGAATTCTGGATCCGTCAGGCCTCCCGGGTCTGCATTCTCGTGCCTACGGCCTTTTTCCTGCTGCGACTCTCGCTGCTCGACGAATCGGAAGGCTTCTGGCATAGCGTGCGCCGCTCCGGAATTTTCATCCTCGTCAACCTCCTGGCGGCCCTGCTCTGCGGAACCGACCTTTTCATCCGCGAGGTAGTGCTGACACGCGACACCGAATTGAACGTGGTGTTTGCCGAACCGCGTTACGGGCCGCTGTTCCACCTGTTTTCCCTGATGTATATCGCACTGGTGGCGGTGCTGATCCGGCACTTCATCCGGGATATCCGCAGCACGAAGTCGATCCGGCAGGTGGAACTCAAGTTCGTATGCCTGGGCGCCATCGTGGGGATCAGTACCGGGATCACGCTGGGAATTATCATACCCGCGATCAGTGGGAGTTCGAAAACCGCCCCGCTGGCACCCTACGGCGTAATTCTGCTCAATGTAATCATCGCCTACGGGATCGCCACCCACCGGATCATGGACGTGTCACACCTCCTGCAGCGGGCCTTGGGCTATATCGTGCTCTCCGCCTATCTCGCGGTGATCTTTCTCTTCTCGTGGTGGGTCGCCGACCTCCTCTTTACCGGCTGGTTCGCGATGCCGGATATCGTGGCCTGTTGCGTGGCGGCGGTGGTCACGGCCATTTTCGCTCCGCCCCTCAAGGACCGTGTTCACCGGATGACCGGTAAGCTCTTCGACGACGCCGGAAATATCGACACGGCGGAACTGATGCGGCGGGCCTCGGACCTGCTGCGGACGGTGTCCACACTGCCCTCGCTGCTGAACCAGGCGTCAGGGCTGGTGCTGAGGACCATGGATGCGGAGCGCGGCATGTTCCTCTTCCGCCAGCCGGACGGGTTCTACCGCCCCCCGCCCGAACTGAAGGAGGAGAACCCGCTCGAGCTGGCCGAGGATTCGCCGGTCGTGCGCGTGCTCTCCCAGCAGCGCAGACCGCTCGTTCCGGAGATCGAGGGACGGCTGCGCACCACGGAACAGCGCGCCGCGGCCTGCGCGGAGCTCCAGGCCCTCGGGATGGCGATCGGCATCGGCATCTACTCCAAGGGGTACCTGCGCGGGATGCTGCTGCTGGGGCCGCGACGATCGGAACGCATCTACGGCTCCCCCGAACAGAATGCCCTGCAGAGCCTCTGCAACCAGTTCGCGGTGGCGGTGGAAAACGCCCAGCTCTACACGGAGGTCCAGAACAGCAAGATCTACAACGACTTCCTGGTGGAACACCTGGTCACCGGCGTGGCGGCCACCGATTCGCGGGGCCGCGTGAGTATCTTCAACCGCGAGGCGGAACGGATCACCGGGGTCCCCTCGAGCGCCCTGCTCGGCTCGCCCTGCTCCGAACTGCCCGAACCCCTCAACGAGTTTATGGAGGAGACGCTGGCCACCGGGAAGGGGCGCCGCGACTGCGATACCCTCATACGCTCGACGGCGGACGAAGAATACCACCTGCGGCTCGGGGCCGCCGTGATTACCGGGCGCGGCGAAGCCCGGCTGGGCGGGCTGCTGGTCTTTCACGATGTGAGCGCCGTGCACCGCCTCCAGCAGCAGGTGCGCCGGTCGGACCGCCTGGCCAGCGCAGGTACGCTCGCCGCGGGCATGGCCCACGAAATCAAGAACCCGCTGGTGACCATCAAGACCTTCACCCAGCTCCTGCCGGAACGCTACGAGGACCCGGACTTCCGCCGCAATTTCTCGGAACTCGTAGGGCACGAGGTGGGCCGGATCGACAATACGGTCAATCAGCTGCTGCGCTTCGCCCGCCCCCAGCCCCCCCATCTGGTCCCGGTGCACCTGCAGGAGATCCTGCAGCGCGTGCAGAGCCTCGTCGCGGAAAACATGAAGCAGAAAGGCATCGAATCGCGCACCCGGTGGGAGGCTTCCAACGATCTGATCCGCGGCGACGCCTCGCTTCTCATTCAAGCCTTCCTCAATTTCTGCTTGAATGCGATCGAGGCTATGGAAAAAGGTGGGGTATTGAGCATGGAGACGCGCAACGAGCGGCGGGACGGACGGCCAGCGGTCCGCGTGGAAATCGCGGACACGGGGTGCGGTATACCCCGGGAGGATGTCCCGCGTATCTTTGACCCCTTCTTCACCGGAAAAGATGAGGGGACCGGACTCGGTCTTCCGGTGGCCCACGGGATCATCAAGGACCATCAAGGCGAGGTCGAGGTCCGCAGCGCGCAGGGCGAGGGAACCAGCTTCTTTATCTCGTTCGAAACTGTAAACGAGGGGGATCCGGATTCATGA